The nucleotide sequence CGGCAAGGGCATGGCGGGCCTGATCGCGCAGATCCGCGCCGGCAAGTTCAGCGCCGGCCAGAATGTCGTCTTTGTCCACACCGGCGGGTCGGCGGCGCTGTTCGCCTATCGCTCGACTTTCGAGGCGGCCATCGCCAAGTCCCCCAAGGCCTGACCGCCTTCCCCCGGGCCGGCGCCTCCGGCCCTGCCCGGTGCTGGATATACTGCCGCCTGCGCAATCATTCCGGGAGCAGACGCGTGGACCGGCTACACGCCATGAAGACCTTCGTCACCGTGGTGGAAAGCGGCGGCTTCACCGCCGCCGCGCGCAAGCTCGATGTCTCGCTGTCGGTCGTCAGCCGCGTCATCACCGAGCTGGAATCCCATCTGGGCGTGCGCCTGCTGACGCGCACCACCCGCGTGGTGCGGCCCACCGACACCGGCGCCGCCTATCTCGAAAACTGCAAACGCATCCTGGGCGAGATCGAGGAAGCCGAACTCGCCGCCGCCGGCATGCATGCCGCGCCGCGCGGCAACCTGGTGGTGACCGCGCCGGTGCTGTTCGGCGCCCGCCATGTGACCCCCATCGTGGTCGAGTACCTGCAACGCTATCCCGAGGTCGACGCCCAGTGCCTGCTGCTGGACCGCAACGTCAACCTGATCGACGAAGGCGTGGACGTGGGCGTGCGCATCGGGGACCTGGCGAATTCATCGCTGCAGGCCATCCCGGTCGGCCGGGTGCGGCGCGTGGTATGCGCCGCGCCCGCGTATCTGGAACGGCATGGCGTGCCGCGCACGCCCGACGATCTGCTGGGCCACACGCTGATCCAGACCACCGGCGTCAGCACGATGGCGGAATGGCGCTTCCTGGAACAAGGCGAACCCAGGCACCTGCGCTTCACGCCCCGGCTGGCGACGTCGACCAACGACTCGGCCATCGCCGCCGCCGTCGCCGGCCTGGGCGTGGCGCGCGCGCTGTCGTACCAGGTGGCCGGCGAGTTGTGGGATGGCCAGCTGCGCGTGGTGCTGGCGGACTATGAACCGCCGCCCCTGCCCATCCATCTGATCCACCGCGAAGGCCGGCACGCCATGCAGAAAGTCCGGGCCTTCCTGGACCTGGCGATCGATCGGCTGCGCGCGGACAAATCGCTCAATTGATGCAGCTATTATTGCTGATATAAGAAGAATACTTTCTCCTGGCGGCGGTTTTTCCCGGTCCGTAGCCCTCCTATGATTCGTTCCAGCACGAGATTACGTGCAAAAACCGCAAACATAGGACTGCCGCCATGAAACTCTACCACCACCCCCTCTCCGGCCACTCCCACCGCGCCCGCCTGTTCCTGTCCCTGATCGGCGCGCCCGCCGAGCTCGTCGAGGTCGACCTGGCTGCGCGGGCCCACAAGCAGCCGGAATTCCTGAAGCTGAATCCCTTCGGCCAGGTGCCGGTGCTGGTCGACGGCGAGACGGTGGTGGCGGACTCCAACGCCATCCTGGTCTACGTGGGCAAGAAACTGGGCAGGACCGACTGGGTGCCGGAAGCGCCCGAGCAGGCGGCCGCCGTGCAGCGCTGGCTGTCGGTCGCGGCCGGCGATATCGCCTTCGGCCCCGCCGCCGCGCGGCTGGTCACGGTGTTCGGCGCCTCGCTGGACGCCCAGGCTGCCATCGCCCGTGCCCATGTCGTGCTCAAGCGCATGGACGACGCGCTGGCGCAAGGACCCTGGATCGCCGCCGCGCATCCCACCATCGCGGATGTCGCGCTGTACAGCTACACGGCGCGCGCGCCGGAAGGCTATGTGGACCTGAAGGACTACGCCAACGTGCGGCAATGGCTGGCGCGGGTGGAAGCGCTGCCCGGCTTCGTGCCCTTCCAGCGCACGCCGGTAGGCCTGGACGCCTGAGAAGGCCGCAGGAGAACGCCGCGGCGCACGGCGGGCCCCGTAGCGGGCCCGCGCACACCACCAGACAAGGAGCCACCATGTCCACCCTACCCTGGCACCGCGGGGAACTTGCCCTGCAATCGCATGCGGGCGCGCTCGCCAAAATGGACGATGTCGGCCGCCGCTTCATCCGCGACTACATGCCCGACCAGCACCGCGAGTTCTTCGCACAGCTGCCTTTCGTCGTGCTGGGGGCCGTGGCGCCGGACGGCACGGTATGGGCGACGCTGCGCGCCGCGCAGCCGGGCTTCCTGGTTTCGCCCCATCCCCGGCGCCTGGATATCGCCATCGCCCGCGAGCCCGCCGATCCCGCGGATGGCGGCCTGGAGGACGGTCAACCGGTGGGCCTGCTGGGCATCGACATGGCGACGCGGCGGCGCAACCGCATGAACGGCACCCTGCATCATGGCGATGGCGGGATCTCGCATATCGACGTGGTGCACAGCTTCGGCAATTGCCCCCGCTACATCCAGCAGCGCACCCTGTCTTTCACCCGCGATCCACGGGAACAGACCCGTATCGCGCCCCAAGTCCTGCCCGCGCTCGACGAGCGGGCCCGCGCCTTGATCGGCGGGGCGGACAGCTTCTTCGTCGCCTCTTATGCGGACCTGCCCGCAGGGCGGCAGGTGGACGTCTCGCATCGCGGCGGCAAGCCCGGCTTTGTCCGGCTCGACGACGATGGCGGCATGACGATTCCCGATTTCAACGGCAACCTGTTCTTCAACACGCTGGGCAACTTCATGGTCAATCCGGCGGCCGGACTGACCTTTGCCGACTTCGATACCGGCGAACTGCTGCAAATGAGCGGCACCGCCGAAGTGATCGTCGACTCCCCGGAGATCGCGGCCTTCCAGGGCGCCGAGCGGTTGTGGCGTTTCTTCCCGCGCACCATCGTGCGCCGTGAGCAGGCCTTGCCGCTGCGCTGGGCGCGCAGGGAAGACGGGGCATCGCCCAGCTCGCTGCTGACCGGCAGCTGGGATGACGCCGCCGACCGCATGCGCGCGGCCGCGCTGGCCGGCCGCTGGCGGCCATTCCGCGTGGCGCGCATCGTCGACGAAAGCAGCAGCGTGCGCTCTTTCCACCTGGAGCCCGCCGATGGCGCGGGCCGCGCGCCGCACCTGGCGGGCCAGTTCCTGCCCATACGCGTGACGCCCGCCGGCCAGGACAGGCCGCTGCCGCGCACCTACACCGTATCCTCCGCGCCTTCGGATGCCGGCTACCGCATCAGCGTCAAGCGCGAAGGCGCCGTATCTAGCCATCTGCACGACAGCGTGCACGTGGGCGACATCGTCGAAGCCCGCGTCCCCGGCGGCAATTTCACGGTGGACGCGGCGGAAAAACGCCCGGCGGTACTGCTGGCGGCGGGCATCGGCGTCACGCCCTTGCTGGCCATGCTGCGCCACATCGTCTACGAGGGCCAGCGCAGGCAGCGGACGCGGCCGACCTGGTTCTTCCAGTCGGCGCGCACGCTGGCGGAACGGCCCTTCTCCGAGGAAATCGCCGCGCTGGCCGCGCAGGGCGGCGATGCGGTGCACCTGGTGCGCCTGCTCAGCGACCCCGCCGGCGCCCAGCCGGGCCAGGATTACGACGAAGCGGGCCGCATCGGCGTCGACGTCCTGCGCCGGCACCTGCCCTTCGACGATTACGACTTCTATCTTTGCGGTCCCGCATCCTTCATGCAGGCCCTGTACGACGGCCTGCGCGCGCTGAACGTCGCGGACGCACGCATCCATGCCGAGGCCTTCGGCGCGTCCTCGCTGGTCCGCCAGGCAGCGGCCGCCGCCAAGACCGATGGCAGCGCGCAAGGCGACGCCATCGCCGCGCGCGATACGCCCGCCGCACGCGGCGCCGCGGCCACCAACGGGCCCGCACATCCGCCGGCTGGCGAGCCCGTGCCGGTGGCCTTCGTGCGGTCGGCCACGCAAGCCCAATGGCAACCGGGCGCGGGCTCCCTGCTGGAACTGGCCGAGCAAAGCGGCCTGGCGCCGGACTTCGGCTGCCGCGGCGGCAGTTGCGGCACCTGCCGCACGCGCATCGTGCAGGGCGCGGTCGCCTATCCCCAGGCGCCGGAGTTCCCGGTGCCCGATGGCCAGGCCTTGATCTGCTGCGCGGTGCCCGCCGCCGGCGCGGCCCCCTTGCAGCTCGACTTGTAAGGCGGCCCCCGCGCCAACTATCGATGCCATGAGGGTAAATGGATCGAAATTAATCACTTCCGCCATGGTTCGCGCTTGCCTATAGTCCTGCCACGCCGGTGGATCGCGCCGGCCGATACAAGACACAGGAGATGGCGATGGCGGGCGTGCTGGCAGGAATACGGGTGGTGGAACAAGGCACGTTCATCACCGGGCCGGCGGCGGGGATGCTGCTGGCCGACCTGGGCGCGGACGTCGTCAAGCTGGAAAATCCCGACAAGGGCGACCCTTTCCGCGCCTTCAAGGGCGGCCTGTACAGCCCTCACTTCCAGACCTACAACCGCAACAAGCGCAGCGTGGCGCTGGACACGCGCGCCGAACAGGACCTGCGCGACTTCGACGCCTTGATCGCCAGCGCCGATGTCTTCATCCAGAATTTCCGCCCCGGCGTCGCCGAACGGCTCAATGCCGGCGAGGCCCGGCTGCGGGCCCTGAATCCGCGCCTGGTCTACTGCGCCATCAGCGGCTTCGGCGGCGACGGGCCGGCGGCGGACCGTCCCGCCTACGACACCGTGGCCCAGGCGGCCAGCGGCTTCCTTGGGTTGCTGATCAATCCCGCCAACCCCCGTGTGGTCGGTCCCGCCATCGCCGATTCGCTGACCGGCTTCTACGCCGCCTACGGCATCCTGGGCGCCCTGCATCGACGCGCCCGCACCGGCGAGGGCTGCACGGTGGCCGTCTCCATGCTGGAGGCGATGACGCATTTCAACCTGGACGCCTTCACGCATTATTTTTCGGCGGGCGAAGTGATGGGCCCCTACAGCCGGCCCAGCGTGTCGCAGTCCTACGTGCTGGAATGCGCCGACGGCAAGTGGATCGCGCTGCACATGTCGTCGCCGGAAAAGTTCTGGCAGGGACTGGCGGCCGCCATCGACCGCCCCGCCCTGTTCGACGAGGAACCCGCCTTTCGCACGCGCGAGGACCGCATCGCCAACCATGAAGCGCTGATCGCGCTGCTGCGCGGCATCTTCAAGGCCAGGACGCGCGCGCAGTGGTGCGAACGGCTGCAGGCAAACGATGTCCCCCATGCGCCCATGTACGACGCCAGCGAGGCGCTGAACGATCCGCAGGCCCGCCACCTGGAATTGGAGGTCGCGACCCGCCACCCCGTGATGGGCGAGTTCCGCACGGTGCGCAGCCCGGTCAGCTTCGACGGCGTGCGGTCGACGGCGGTATCGGCGCCGCCGATGCTGGGAGAACACACCGAGGAAGTGCTGGGCGAGCTGCGCGGCGCCCGGCCGCGGCAGCCGTAAAGGCGCTTGCGCCAAGCAAGGACACAACGACACAACGACAAGGAGAAGACATCATGAAACCCCTGGCCTTTCTTGCCGCCGCGCTGTGCGGCATCGCCCTGCACGGCACGGGCGTCGCGGGCAGCTACCCCGAGCGTCCCGTGCGCATGGTGGTCGCCTTCGGCCCCGGCACCTCCACCGACACCACGGCGCGCCTGTTCGCCGAGAAGCTGTCCGGCGCGCTGGGACAAGCGGTCATCGTGGAGAACCGCGCCGGCGCGGGCGGCAGCATCGGCACCGACTACGTGGCCAAGGCGGCGCCCGACGGCTACACCATCACCATGGGCACCGTCGGCACGCTGGCGATCAACAAGGGACTGTACAAGCGCCTGCCCTACGACCCGGTCACGTCCTTCGTCCCCATCGCCATGCCGGGCTATACGCCGACCTTGCTGGTGACGCGCGCCAACGCGCCCTGGAACACCGTGCAGGAGCTGGTCGCGTATGCCAAGGCCCATCCCGGCACCGTCACCTATGCCTCGGCCGGCCCGGGCACGTCGGGCCACCTGGCGGGCGCGATGATGGCGGAAATGAGCAAGACGCAGATGCTGCACGTGCCGTACAAGGAAGGCGCGCAGGCCGTCACGGCCGTCATGTCGGGCGAAACGGACGTCCTGTTCTACCACCCCACCGCGGTCATGCCGCAGGTCAAGGCGGGCCGCTTGAAAGCGCTGGCCGCCAGTTCGGCGCGCCGCTCCGCCGCCGCGCCCGATGTGCCCACCATGCAGGAATCCGGCTTCCCCGGTTTCGACCTGACGGCGTGGTACATGCTGGCGGCGCCCGCCGGCGTCCCGCGGGACGTGCTGGCCACGCTGGGCAAGGCCGCCGCGCAGGTCATGCAAGACCCGGCCCTGCGGCAGAAGCTGGCCGACCTGGGCGTCGAGCCGTCGACCCTGGATACGGCCGCGCTGAACCCCTTCATCAAAACGGAAACCGCCAAGTGGGCCGACATCATCGTGCAGGCCAACGCGGCCCTGGACTGAGGCATCGAACATGAAGATAGGCAAGGCGACCGTGCCGGTCACATCGATTTCCACCTCCAACAGCGAAACCATCGTGGTGCGCGGGCGCGACCTGTGCCAGGAGTTGATCGGGGTCGCGTCCTTTACCGACTACTTCCACTTCCTGGTGCTGGGCCGCATGCCGGACGGCAAATCGCGGCGCGTGCTGGACGCTACCCTGGTGGCCATCGCGGAGCACGGGCTGGTGCCCAGCGTGCAGGCCAGCCGCATGACCTATGCGGCCGCGCCGGATGCGCTGCAGGGCGCGGTGGCCGCGGGCATCCTGGGCTGCGGCTCGGTGATCCTGGGCGCCTCCGAAGCGGCGGGCGTGCTGCTGGACGCCATACGCCGGCGCGCCGCCCAAGGCAGCGATATCGCCACGGCCGCGCGCGAAGTCATCCAGGAGTACCGCGCGGCGGGCAAGGCCATACCGGGCTACGGACACCCCTTGCACAAGGCGCGCGATCCGCGCGTCGCGCGGCTGATCGACGTGGCGCGCGAGGAAGCCATCGACACGTCGTACGTCGACATTGCGCTGGCCCTGGAGCCGGCCATCGAGGAAATCGTCGGCAAGGCGCTCAAGCTGAATGTGTCGGCGGCGATTCCCGCGCTGCTGCTGGGCATCGGCTTCCCCATCGCGGCGCTGAAGGGCGTGCCCATCCTGGCCCGCACCGCGGGACTGATCGGCCACCTGGTCGAGGAGGCCCGGCGGCCCATCGGCTTTGCGCTGTCGTACCAGGCTTCGCAGGCCGTCGAATACGACGGCGAGGTGCCGGCGGGCTATCGTCCCGGGTAGCCGGCGCGCCCCATCGCCTGCTTGCGCACCAGGGCGGCGAAGGCCTTGCCTGCCCGGTCCTGGGGATGATCCGCCTTGAACAGCAGCCCGGGCGTGCGCACGGGCGTGGGGTTCTCCAGGGGAATCATCTTCAGGCCGCTGTCCTGGGCCACGGCGTTGCATGCCACGACCGCGCCCACTTCGGCGCGCGCCACCAGGCCCAGCATGGCGGCCACCGAGTTCATCTCGGCCACGATATCGGGCTCGGCCCCGGCCGCGGCGAAACACTCGTCCAACAGGCGCCGCGTGGAGAACCGGGCCGGCAGCAGCACCAGCGGCTCCCGATGCAGTTCGATCATGCGTATGCGCTTGCGCCGCGCCAGCGGGTGTGTGGCGCGCACGGTCAACAGCAGCTCTTCATTGAAAAGCGGCTCGAAGCGCAGATTGCCCGGCGCGGCCGGCCGGTACGATACCCCCAGGTCCAGCGCGCCGGACTCCAGGCCGCCGATGATGGTATCGGCTTCCAGTTCCTCGACTTGCACCCGCACCGTGGGATGGCGCGCCAGGAACACGGCGACGCAGGCCGGGATGAAACTCAGGTTGAAGGTATGCGTGGTGCCTATCCGCACCACGCCCGTGACGTCATGGCCGCCACGCTTGAGTTCGCCCAGGCCCTGGTCGATCTCCCGCAGCGCGCGCTGCGCATAGGCCTGGAAGGCGTCGCCCGCCTCCGTCATGGTCACGCGGCGCCCGCTGCGCTCGAACAGCGGCCGCCCGACTTCCTCTTCCAGCTGGCGGATCTGGTGCGACAAAGTGGACTGCGTGACGTGCACGCGCTCGGCCGCCCGCGTGAAATTCAGCGATTCGGCCAGCGCCAGGAAATATCTGAGATGGCGCAATTCCATGCGTAGGCTCCGGCAAGCGGCGGATAAACCGGCACGATTGTATCGGGGCGATCCCCGACCCCGGCACCGGCCCCGCCCCGGTCGCCAGCCGCGCGGGAGCGGGGGCCGGCCACCGCCGCTAGAAGCGCCAGGCGACGTTCACGCTGCCGGCATTCTGCCGGTTGCCGCCGCCGAACTGGCCGTTGTAGGCCACGCCCACGGTCGTCGATTTCGTCATCCGCATGTCGATGCCCAATTCCATGACGGCCGCGTCCTGCGCGATGGGAGCCCCGGCCACCGTGAAGGGCACGCTGTCGCCGAAGGCCATGGCGGTGGTGGGATCGAGGTCGCCGAAGGCATGGCGCCAGCCGGCCATGGCGTGCACGCGGCCCGGCATGCCGGCGGACTCGAAGCGCAGCTCGCCGCGCAGGCCCAGCGTCGTGGTGGTGACGGCGCTGCGCTCGCTTTCGCCGTCCAGGGCGGCCGCGCCCCCGGACTCGGAAAACCCGCGCACGCGCAGGTCGCTGTAGTTGACGCCGGCGAAGGGCTGCACCGCCATGCGGTCCGCCACGGGCAGGCGATAGCCCAGCTCGGTGAAGACCTGCGCGGTGCCGGCGTGATAACCGGCCTTGAGCGTGTCGGCCAATCCGGCGGCGGAGGTATCGCGGCGCGTATCGATATCGTGCCAGGTGTAGGCCGCGCCCGCGGTCCATTCGATGTGTCCCGGACCGGCCTGGAAGGCCTTGCCGCCAAAGACCGTGGCGCTGTAGCTGTCCACGTCCGCGGTGGCGGCGCGGTCGCGCAGCGACACATGGCTGCCGGTATAGCCCAGCGCCCCGCCCAGGCGCCAGCCGGCGCCGACCGCGTGGTCGCCGCCCACGAACAGGCCGCCGTCCGATTGCCGCACGCGTCCCGCGTTGCCATTGCCGTCCAGCGTGCGCCAGCTGCCGAAGACCTCGGCCCATAGCGGCTGCGCGGCCGACCGCGGCATCGCGGTCGCGCCCAATGCCGCCGATCCCGCTTGTGCCACGGGGTCGCCGGCCGTCTGGCCGGCGTACAGGTTTGCGCGCAGATGCGCCGTGGGCAGGCTGGCCACCGTGTCTCCCACGCCGTGCAGCACGGCGATGGTGCTGGCGTGGATCTCGCCGGACAGGGCGTCGAATGCCGCCGGCGGCGCGCCCGCCGGCAGGTTCAGCACCTGGGAATAGACGGCGTTGTCCTGCGGCAGCGTCTGTACGGCATTGGCGACGGCGCGCTGGTTGCGCGTGTCGGCGGCATCGGCGAAGCGGATCGGCCGCGTGCCGCCGCCATTACCATTGCCGCCGTTGCCGCCGTTGCCGCCGCCCCCGTCGCCGCCGTTGCCCGAGCCGCCGTCGCCCGGCACCTGCTTCAACTGCATCCGCAAGGTGACGTCGTTCGCGCCGTAGCTCAGCTTGGGATCCAGGAAGGCGTAGTTGCTGGCCACGCTGTTGAACGCGCCTTGCACGCCCCCTGCCGCCGTCACGATGGTGTAGTCGCGCGCCAGGCTGAAATTGCCGTCCGGGCCCACATGCACGACCGAACCCGCCAGCGTCGCCGTCCCGCCCACCGCGATGCGGTCGCTGGCCGTGGATGAAGAATCGACTTCCACCTGATAGACGGCGCCCGGCGCCATGGTGAAGTTGCCGGTGACGTGCAGCGTGCCGATGGAATTGCCCGGCGCCACGATGCCGCCGGCGCCGATCAGCGCGCCGCCGACCGTGCCCTGCCCGCCCAGCGTGGCGCCGTTGGCCACGGTCACGATGCCCGGCAGGACGGCGCCGGCGTGCGTGGCGTCGCCCACCACCAGCTTGCCCGCTTGCAGCGCGAAGGCGCCGGTGTACGTACTGGCGCCGTTCAGCGTCAAGGTGGCGGCGCCGGTCTTGGCCAGCGCGCCGCCGCCGGAAAGCGTGCCTTGCAGCGTCACGGGCTGCGGCGTATCCAGGGTGCCGCCGCCCGCGTCCACCACGATGGGGCGCGCGGTATCGATGGCAGCGGTATTGCGCAGGGTGCCGCCGTTGAAGGTCAGGGCGCCCGCGACATTGCCCAGCGCCGCGTCCGACCCGACGACCAGCGTGCCGGCGCTCAGGGTCCATGGCGTGACGCCGGCGTTGACGCCGGTCAACGTCCACGTGCTGGCGCCCGTTTTCTCGTAGCGGTTGAAGCCCTGGTACTGGACCGCGGCGCCCACGGCGCCGATCTGGCCGACGTTGAAGCTGGTACTGGCATCCGTCGTATCGCCGCCCAGGGCCAGGATATCCCCGCCGAGCGCCGTGCCGCTGGTGCTGACGACATTGCCCAGGATGGTGGACCCGGCCTGCAGCGTCAGGCGATTCGCACCGCCGCTCAATTCCACGGCATTGGCGCGGCCCCCGCCGAAGCTGCCCATGCCGCCCACGATGGTGCCGCTATTGGCGATCGCGACGCCGCCCTGGGCGATCACGCCGGCCCCGCCGGCGCCCCCCGTTGTACCGCTGGGCGTGCCGCCGGCGCCGCCGAAGATGATACCGGCGTTCTGCAGGGCGCCGCCGGTGTTGACGTAGCGCACGCCGGCCCCGCCATTGCCGGGCTGGCCGCCGGCTCCGACGCTGTCGCCGCCCCGGCCACCGATGATCTGGCCAGCGGCATCGTTGACGATGGCGGTGCCGTTGGCGACGATGGCATCGCCGCCCGCCCCGGCCGCGGCCGCGCTACCTCCGTTGCCGCCACGGATGAACGCGGCATTGTTCACCGCCCCGCGGTTGGCGAGCACCGCGGCGCCGCCCAGGCCGCCCGCGCCGCTGGTTGCCTCGCCGCCCAAGCCGCCCTGTACGGTGCCGGCATTGTTGAACAGCGTGCCGCCATCGACCAGGAAGACGCCCGCGCCGCCACCGCCGCCGCCCGAATCCGGGCCCAGGCCGGCCGTGCCGCCGGTGCCGCCGACGATCACCGACCCGTCATGCTGGATGGTCCCGCCCGACACCAGTACCAAGGCGGCGCCCCCGCCGCCGCCGCCGCCGGCGCCGCCCACCGCCGTGGCTCCGTCGCCGCCATTGCCGCCGGAGACGGAGGTCCCATTGGTGAAAAGCACCGCATTCGCGCCGGTCAGGACCAGGCCGCCCTGGGCGCCGCTGCCGCCGCCGCCGCCCGCGTCGAAGGAACCGGCGCTGCCGTCCTCGCCGTCCAGCCCGAACATCGCGCTGGATAGCACCGTACTCGGGTTGCCGCTGACATTGCCCGGCGGCGTCAGGCTATTGCCCCCCGCGCCGCCCGGGGCGGCGAGGCCGCCGGCGCCGCCGCCGCCGCCCCCGCCCGAACTGGCATCGCCTCCCAGGACGAGGCCTCCAAGGCCACCCGCAGAACTGGAATTGCCGCCGTTTGCGCCGGGTCCGGCGCCGCCGCCCAGCGGCGCGCCGCTGCCGCCGCCGCCGCCCGCGACGGGTGTGGCGGGGATCGGCCCCCCTTGTCCGCCGCCACCGCCGCCACCGCCCCCTGCCAGGCCACCCGCACCGCCACCGCCGCCATTGCCGTTCATGGAATCGCCGCCTTTACCGCCCTGTCCGCCGCCGCTGGCGATATCGCCCGGCGCGGCCCAGGCCGCCATGGGCGCGGCCGCGGAGAGGACGGCGGCGGCCAGGGCGAGCCTGAGCGTGGACAAGGGCAGATCGGGCGCGCGGCCATGCCGAGGGGTGCGATTTCCTTGCGGGGTGTTTTTCGTTTTCATATCGGCGCAAATAAGCAGCAGCGGCGTGCACGAGCGCGCGCCAGCACTGGGGGGAAGCACTAGGGAAATCCAGCCCACATCGTTCGGTGGGCAGCGCCGCGGCTTAGGCCGAATTAGGGAGACGGCGCGCGGCGATTGTAAAAGGCGGCGGGCGGAAATGGCATTCTGTTTCAGTCAGGGTGGCCACCACCGCTTGAATCCAGCAGGC is from Bordetella bronchialis and encodes:
- a CDS encoding LysR family transcriptional regulator, with product MDRLHAMKTFVTVVESGGFTAAARKLDVSLSVVSRVITELESHLGVRLLTRTTRVVRPTDTGAAYLENCKRILGEIEEAELAAAGMHAAPRGNLVVTAPVLFGARHVTPIVVEYLQRYPEVDAQCLLLDRNVNLIDEGVDVGVRIGDLANSSLQAIPVGRVRRVVCAAPAYLERHGVPRTPDDLLGHTLIQTTGVSTMAEWRFLEQGEPRHLRFTPRLATSTNDSAIAAAVAGLGVARALSYQVAGELWDGQLRVVLADYEPPPLPIHLIHREGRHAMQKVRAFLDLAIDRLRADKSLN
- a CDS encoding glutathione S-transferase family protein, with protein sequence MKLYHHPLSGHSHRARLFLSLIGAPAELVEVDLAARAHKQPEFLKLNPFGQVPVLVDGETVVADSNAILVYVGKKLGRTDWVPEAPEQAAAVQRWLSVAAGDIAFGPAAARLVTVFGASLDAQAAIARAHVVLKRMDDALAQGPWIAAAHPTIADVALYSYTARAPEGYVDLKDYANVRQWLARVEALPGFVPFQRTPVGLDA
- a CDS encoding pyridoxamine 5'-phosphate oxidase family protein encodes the protein MSTLPWHRGELALQSHAGALAKMDDVGRRFIRDYMPDQHREFFAQLPFVVLGAVAPDGTVWATLRAAQPGFLVSPHPRRLDIAIAREPADPADGGLEDGQPVGLLGIDMATRRRNRMNGTLHHGDGGISHIDVVHSFGNCPRYIQQRTLSFTRDPREQTRIAPQVLPALDERARALIGGADSFFVASYADLPAGRQVDVSHRGGKPGFVRLDDDGGMTIPDFNGNLFFNTLGNFMVNPAAGLTFADFDTGELLQMSGTAEVIVDSPEIAAFQGAERLWRFFPRTIVRREQALPLRWARREDGASPSSLLTGSWDDAADRMRAAALAGRWRPFRVARIVDESSSVRSFHLEPADGAGRAPHLAGQFLPIRVTPAGQDRPLPRTYTVSSAPSDAGYRISVKREGAVSSHLHDSVHVGDIVEARVPGGNFTVDAAEKRPAVLLAAGIGVTPLLAMLRHIVYEGQRRQRTRPTWFFQSARTLAERPFSEEIAALAAQGGDAVHLVRLLSDPAGAQPGQDYDEAGRIGVDVLRRHLPFDDYDFYLCGPASFMQALYDGLRALNVADARIHAEAFGASSLVRQAAAAAKTDGSAQGDAIAARDTPAARGAAATNGPAHPPAGEPVPVAFVRSATQAQWQPGAGSLLELAEQSGLAPDFGCRGGSCGTCRTRIVQGAVAYPQAPEFPVPDGQALICCAVPAAGAAPLQLDL
- a CDS encoding CaiB/BaiF CoA transferase family protein; the protein is MAGVLAGIRVVEQGTFITGPAAGMLLADLGADVVKLENPDKGDPFRAFKGGLYSPHFQTYNRNKRSVALDTRAEQDLRDFDALIASADVFIQNFRPGVAERLNAGEARLRALNPRLVYCAISGFGGDGPAADRPAYDTVAQAASGFLGLLINPANPRVVGPAIADSLTGFYAAYGILGALHRRARTGEGCTVAVSMLEAMTHFNLDAFTHYFSAGEVMGPYSRPSVSQSYVLECADGKWIALHMSSPEKFWQGLAAAIDRPALFDEEPAFRTREDRIANHEALIALLRGIFKARTRAQWCERLQANDVPHAPMYDASEALNDPQARHLELEVATRHPVMGEFRTVRSPVSFDGVRSTAVSAPPMLGEHTEEVLGELRGARPRQP
- a CDS encoding Bug family tripartite tricarboxylate transporter substrate binding protein, encoding MKPLAFLAAALCGIALHGTGVAGSYPERPVRMVVAFGPGTSTDTTARLFAEKLSGALGQAVIVENRAGAGGSIGTDYVAKAAPDGYTITMGTVGTLAINKGLYKRLPYDPVTSFVPIAMPGYTPTLLVTRANAPWNTVQELVAYAKAHPGTVTYASAGPGTSGHLAGAMMAEMSKTQMLHVPYKEGAQAVTAVMSGETDVLFYHPTAVMPQVKAGRLKALAASSARRSAAAPDVPTMQESGFPGFDLTAWYMLAAPAGVPRDVLATLGKAAAQVMQDPALRQKLADLGVEPSTLDTAALNPFIKTETAKWADIIVQANAALD
- a CDS encoding citryl-CoA lyase; translation: MKIGKATVPVTSISTSNSETIVVRGRDLCQELIGVASFTDYFHFLVLGRMPDGKSRRVLDATLVAIAEHGLVPSVQASRMTYAAAPDALQGAVAAGILGCGSVILGASEAAGVLLDAIRRRAAQGSDIATAAREVIQEYRAAGKAIPGYGHPLHKARDPRVARLIDVAREEAIDTSYVDIALALEPAIEEIVGKALKLNVSAAIPALLLGIGFPIAALKGVPILARTAGLIGHLVEEARRPIGFALSYQASQAVEYDGEVPAGYRPG
- a CDS encoding LysR substrate-binding domain-containing protein, whose product is MELRHLRYFLALAESLNFTRAAERVHVTQSTLSHQIRQLEEEVGRPLFERSGRRVTMTEAGDAFQAYAQRALREIDQGLGELKRGGHDVTGVVRIGTTHTFNLSFIPACVAVFLARHPTVRVQVEELEADTIIGGLESGALDLGVSYRPAAPGNLRFEPLFNEELLLTVRATHPLARRKRIRMIELHREPLVLLPARFSTRRLLDECFAAAGAEPDIVAEMNSVAAMLGLVARAEVGAVVACNAVAQDSGLKMIPLENPTPVRTPGLLFKADHPQDRAGKAFAALVRKQAMGRAGYPGR